The proteins below come from a single Nocardiopsis gilva YIM 90087 genomic window:
- the gnd gene encoding phosphogluconate dehydrogenase (NAD(+)-dependent, decarboxylating) produces MQLGMVGLGKMGGNMAARLRDKGHDVVGFDFNPELRDAASLEALVERLDAPRVIWLMVPAGEATATAIEKLSDLLDAGDLIIEGGNSHYVDDRKRADILKQSGVSYVDAGVSGGVWGRENGYGIMVGGAAEDVDRARPIFDALTPDAGGGFVHAGGVGAGHFVKMVHNGIEYGMMQAFAEGYELMAASDIVDDVPGTFDSWREGTVVRSWLLDLLVRALDEDPELDELRGYAQDSGEGRWTVQAAVDHAVPAPVISSALFARFASRQEDSPAMKVIAALRNQFGGHAVAKTTDDPARTPRS; encoded by the coding sequence ATGCAACTTGGTATGGTCGGCCTCGGCAAGATGGGCGGCAACATGGCCGCCCGGCTCCGCGACAAGGGCCACGACGTCGTCGGCTTCGACTTCAACCCCGAGCTGCGCGACGCCGCCAGCCTGGAGGCGCTGGTCGAGCGCCTGGACGCGCCGCGCGTCATCTGGCTGATGGTGCCGGCGGGCGAGGCGACCGCCACCGCCATCGAGAAGCTCTCCGACCTGCTGGACGCCGGTGACCTCATCATCGAGGGCGGCAACTCCCACTATGTGGACGACCGCAAGCGCGCCGACATCCTGAAGCAGTCGGGCGTCTCCTACGTCGACGCCGGCGTGAGCGGCGGCGTGTGGGGCCGCGAGAACGGCTACGGCATCATGGTCGGCGGCGCCGCCGAGGACGTGGACCGCGCCCGGCCGATCTTCGACGCGCTCACCCCCGACGCCGGCGGCGGCTTCGTGCACGCGGGCGGTGTGGGCGCCGGGCACTTCGTCAAGATGGTGCACAATGGCATCGAGTACGGCATGATGCAGGCCTTCGCCGAGGGCTACGAGCTCATGGCCGCCTCCGATATCGTGGACGACGTCCCGGGCACCTTCGATAGCTGGCGCGAGGGCACCGTCGTCCGGTCCTGGCTGCTGGACCTGCTGGTCCGGGCGCTGGACGAGGACCCCGAGCTCGACGAACTGCGCGGCTACGCGCAGGACTCCGGCGAGGGCCGGTGGACCGTCCAGGCCGCCGTCGACCACGCCGTCCCGGCTCCCGTGATCAGCTCGGCGCTGTTCGCCCGGTTCGCCTCCCGTCAGGAGGACAGCCCGGCGATGAAGGTCATCGCGGCACTGCGCAACCAGTTCGGTGGCCACGCCGTGGCCAAGACCACCGACGACCCCGCACGGACCCCCCGCTCCTAG
- the recF gene encoding DNA replication/repair protein RecF (All proteins in this family for which functions are known are DNA-binding proteins that assist the filamentation of RecA onto DNA for the initiation of recombination or recombinational repair.) has protein sequence MYVSHLQLADYRSYETAHLELGPGVTTFVGPNGQGKTNLVEAIGYVASLGSHRVATDAPLVRKGADRAIVRAAVVKDDRQAVIELEINPGKANRARLNRSPATRPRDVLGVLRTVLFAPEDLALVKGDPGERRRYLDDLLVARAPRLAGVRSDYDRVLKQRNALLKSASAQFFKQRSEPDLSTLDVWNEHLAEAGAELLAARLALVAELQPLVAKAYSELTTSGGPPVLHYRCSAAPDDPHPPADRDRLADLMRSALAEARTAELQRGVSLVGPHRDDLLLNLDDLPAKGYASQGEAWSYALALRLSAFELLRADGDDPVLILDDVFAELDTERRRRLAEHVRHAEQVLVSAAVPEDIPAELQGARFRVRDGAVERE, from the coding sequence ATGTACGTTTCGCACCTGCAACTGGCCGACTACCGGTCCTACGAAACCGCGCACCTGGAGCTCGGCCCGGGCGTCACGACGTTCGTCGGCCCCAACGGCCAGGGCAAGACCAACCTCGTCGAGGCGATCGGCTACGTCGCCAGCCTCGGCAGCCACCGCGTAGCCACCGACGCCCCGCTGGTCCGGAAGGGCGCTGACCGCGCCATCGTGCGCGCGGCCGTGGTGAAGGACGACCGCCAGGCCGTCATCGAGCTGGAGATCAACCCCGGCAAGGCCAACCGCGCCCGGCTCAACCGCTCCCCCGCCACCCGGCCCCGCGACGTCCTCGGCGTGCTGCGCACCGTCCTGTTCGCCCCCGAGGACCTCGCCCTCGTCAAGGGCGACCCCGGCGAGCGCCGCCGCTACCTCGACGACCTCCTCGTCGCCCGCGCCCCCCGCCTGGCCGGGGTGCGGTCCGACTACGACCGCGTCCTCAAGCAGCGCAACGCCCTGCTCAAGTCGGCCTCGGCCCAGTTCTTCAAGCAGCGCTCCGAGCCGGACCTGTCCACCCTCGACGTGTGGAACGAGCACCTGGCCGAGGCCGGTGCCGAACTGCTCGCCGCCCGGCTGGCCCTGGTCGCTGAGCTCCAGCCGCTGGTCGCCAAGGCCTACAGCGAGCTCACCACGTCGGGCGGTCCGCCGGTGCTGCACTATCGGTGCTCCGCGGCGCCCGATGATCCGCACCCGCCCGCCGACCGCGACCGCCTGGCCGACCTGATGCGGTCGGCGCTGGCCGAGGCGCGGACCGCCGAGCTCCAGCGCGGCGTCAGCCTGGTCGGCCCGCACCGCGACGACCTGCTGCTCAACCTCGACGACCTGCCCGCCAAGGGGTACGCGAGCCAGGGGGAGGCGTGGTCGTACGCGCTCGCGCTGCGACTGTCGGCCTTCGAGCTGCTGCGCGCCGACGGCGACGACCCCGTGCTCATCCTCGACGACGTCTTCGCCGAGCTCGACACCGAGCGCCGGCGCCGGCTGGCCGAGCACGTCCGCCACGCCGAACAGGTCCTCGTCAGCGCGGCGGTTCCGGAGGACATCCCGGCCGAGCTCCAGGGCGCCCGATTCCGCGTCCGGGACGGGGCGGTGGAACGTGAGTGA
- a CDS encoding DUF721 domain-containing protein, translating into MDGDPAPSGADLARQALAQAKAAAKERGAAPTGRTRRTRRGRVRSRNEPQPFGEAVRAWLVEHGWQEQVAIGGVFGRWTEIVGEFNAQHLRPVSYEDGELVIAADSPTMAAHARAMVRDLLRRLNEELGDGTVHTIKVQGPGRGRGRSRNGH; encoded by the coding sequence GTGGATGGGGATCCCGCGCCGAGCGGGGCCGACCTGGCCCGGCAGGCGCTCGCCCAGGCGAAGGCCGCGGCCAAGGAGCGGGGCGCCGCTCCCACCGGGCGCACCCGCCGGACGCGGCGCGGCCGGGTCCGTTCGCGCAACGAGCCGCAGCCCTTCGGCGAGGCCGTGCGCGCGTGGCTGGTCGAGCACGGCTGGCAGGAGCAGGTGGCGATCGGCGGGGTGTTCGGCCGCTGGACGGAGATCGTCGGCGAGTTCAACGCCCAGCACCTGCGCCCGGTGTCCTACGAGGACGGCGAGCTGGTGATCGCGGCGGACTCGCCGACGATGGCCGCGCACGCCCGCGCCATGGTCCGCGACCTCCTGCGCCGCCTGAACGAGGAGCTCGGCGACGGAACCGTGCACACCATCAAGGTGCAAGGACCCGGTCGAGGACGGGGTCGTTCCCGCAACGGGCACTGA
- the dnaA gene encoding chromosomal replication initiator protein DnaA, whose protein sequence is MSEAQVNLPMVWSSVLDSLDNSTLPPQQRAWLPQTRPLGLIEDTALLAAPNEFAKEVLETRLRPAISQALSAALGREIRVAVTVDPTAVQPAPPTTPAVPRDVPAPPATQEPLPGGPFTRPAAPQPAPFNEPAAPQYAPQAAQDPSGYPQPYGDPGAAPSDQGEDLLAPNRWETPAAPPAPTDVPAEDQPAGGGGIVPTEAPGGADDTGGTDGQAASSGEPARLNPKYTFDTFVIGSSNRFAHAAAVAVAEAPAKAYNPLFIYGGSGLGKTHLLHAIGHYTQRLYDGARVRYVSSEEFTNEFINSIRDGKADGFRRRYRDIDVLLVDDIQFLENKEQTQEEFFHTFNTLHNSDKQIVISSDRPPKQLVTLEDRLRNRFEWGLITDVQPPELETRIAILRKKAAQERLAAPPEVLEFIASKISTNIRELEGALIRVTAFASLNRQSVDLHLTGIVLKDLIPNDEGPEITAAAIKAEIADYFGTSVDDLCGTSRSRVLVTARQIAMYLCRELTDLSLPKIGQQFGGRDHTTVMHADRKIRSLMAERRSIYNQVTELTNRIKQQSRNI, encoded by the coding sequence GTGTCTGAGGCACAGGTCAACCTCCCAATGGTGTGGTCGAGTGTGCTGGACAGCCTCGACAACAGCACGCTTCCCCCGCAGCAGCGGGCGTGGCTCCCGCAAACCCGGCCACTCGGGCTGATCGAGGACACCGCGCTGCTGGCCGCGCCGAACGAGTTCGCCAAGGAGGTCCTGGAGACCCGGCTGCGTCCGGCCATCAGCCAGGCCCTCTCCGCCGCGCTGGGGCGCGAGATCCGGGTGGCGGTCACCGTCGACCCGACCGCCGTGCAGCCCGCGCCGCCCACCACGCCGGCCGTCCCCCGGGACGTTCCGGCACCGCCCGCGACCCAGGAGCCGCTGCCCGGCGGTCCGTTCACCCGCCCGGCGGCACCGCAGCCCGCGCCCTTCAACGAGCCCGCGGCCCCCCAGTACGCGCCGCAGGCCGCGCAGGACCCCTCTGGTTATCCACAGCCCTATGGAGACCCCGGCGCCGCACCGTCCGACCAGGGCGAGGACCTGCTCGCGCCCAACCGCTGGGAGACCCCGGCCGCACCGCCCGCGCCCACCGACGTCCCGGCGGAGGACCAGCCGGCGGGAGGCGGCGGGATCGTCCCCACGGAGGCCCCCGGCGGCGCCGATGACACCGGCGGTACGGACGGGCAGGCGGCGTCGTCCGGGGAACCGGCGCGGCTCAACCCGAAGTACACGTTCGACACCTTCGTCATCGGTTCCAGCAACCGGTTCGCGCACGCGGCGGCGGTCGCCGTGGCCGAGGCCCCCGCCAAGGCCTACAACCCGCTGTTCATCTACGGCGGCTCGGGGCTGGGCAAGACCCACCTGCTGCACGCGATCGGCCACTACACCCAGCGCCTCTACGACGGGGCGCGGGTGCGCTACGTGAGCTCGGAGGAGTTCACCAACGAGTTCATCAACTCCATCCGCGACGGCAAGGCCGACGGCTTCCGCCGCCGCTACCGCGACATCGACGTCCTCCTGGTCGACGACATCCAGTTCCTGGAGAACAAGGAGCAGACCCAGGAGGAGTTCTTCCACACCTTCAACACCCTGCACAATTCCGACAAGCAGATCGTCATCTCCAGCGACCGGCCGCCCAAGCAGCTGGTCACACTGGAGGACCGGCTGCGCAACCGGTTCGAGTGGGGACTGATCACCGACGTCCAGCCGCCGGAGCTGGAGACGCGGATCGCCATCCTGCGCAAGAAGGCGGCCCAGGAGCGCCTGGCGGCGCCGCCGGAGGTGCTGGAGTTCATCGCCAGCAAGATCTCCACCAACATCCGCGAGCTGGAGGGCGCGCTCATCCGGGTGACCGCCTTCGCCAGCCTCAACCGGCAGTCGGTCGACCTGCACCTGACCGGCATCGTCCTCAAGGACCTCATCCCCAACGACGAGGGGCCGGAGATCACGGCCGCGGCCATCAAGGCCGAGATCGCCGACTACTTCGGCACCAGTGTCGACGACCTGTGCGGAACCTCGCGCTCCCGGGTGCTGGTCACCGCCCGGCAGATCGCGATGTACCTGTGCCGGGAGCTCACCGATCTGTCCCTGCCCAAGATCGGGCAGCAGTTCGGCGGCCGCGACCACACCACGGTCATGCACGCCGACCGCAAGATCCGGTCCCTTATGGCGGAACGCCGCTCGATCTACAACCAGGTCACGGAACTCACCAACCGGATCAAACAGCAGTCGCGGAATATCTGA
- the dnaN gene encoding DNA polymerase III subunit beta — protein MKFRVERDVLADAVAWTARSLPVRPSVPVLAGMLLDASEGERGQRLKLSSFDYEVSAQVSVEIDIEEPGTVLVSGRLLAEITRNLPPQTVEISTDGAKVVVACGSAKFTLLTLPVEDYPTLPEMPGLTGSIGSDAFAAAVSQVAVAAGRDDTLPMLTGVRVEIEGDTVTLASTDRYRLAVRELTWKPENPELSAVALVPAKTLHDTAKSLTSGAEVSIALSGADSGEGMIGFEGGGRRTTTRLLDGEFPKYRALLPDSFDTVAEVQKSEFLEAVKRVSLVAERNTPLRLDFSEGRLVLEAGTGDEAQAVEALDAVLEGEDIQIAFNSAFLIDGLNAIDSDVARLQFTTSTKPAIITGKPADDAPASDYRYLIMPVRLSS, from the coding sequence GTGAAGTTCCGGGTCGAACGCGACGTACTGGCCGACGCAGTCGCCTGGACCGCCCGTAGCCTGCCGGTCCGGCCGTCGGTCCCCGTCCTGGCGGGGATGCTGCTGGACGCGAGCGAGGGCGAGCGCGGACAGCGGCTGAAGCTGTCCTCCTTCGACTACGAGGTCTCGGCCCAGGTCTCCGTGGAGATCGACATCGAGGAACCGGGGACCGTCCTGGTCTCCGGCCGCCTCCTCGCCGAGATCACCCGCAACCTTCCTCCACAGACGGTGGAGATCAGTACCGACGGCGCCAAGGTCGTCGTGGCCTGCGGCAGCGCCAAGTTCACCCTCCTCACCCTGCCGGTGGAGGACTACCCGACCCTGCCGGAGATGCCGGGGCTCACCGGCTCCATCGGCAGCGACGCGTTCGCCGCCGCGGTCAGCCAGGTGGCTGTCGCCGCGGGGCGCGACGACACCCTGCCGATGCTCACCGGCGTCCGGGTGGAGATCGAGGGCGATACCGTCACGCTGGCGTCCACCGACCGCTACCGCCTCGCCGTCCGCGAGCTCACCTGGAAGCCGGAGAACCCGGAGCTCTCCGCCGTCGCGCTCGTGCCCGCCAAGACCCTGCACGACACCGCCAAATCGCTGACGAGCGGCGCCGAGGTGTCCATCGCGCTGTCCGGCGCCGACAGCGGCGAGGGCATGATCGGTTTCGAGGGCGGCGGCCGCCGCACCACCACCCGGCTGCTCGACGGTGAGTTCCCCAAGTACCGCGCGCTCCTCCCGGACTCCTTCGACACCGTCGCCGAGGTGCAGAAGTCGGAGTTCCTGGAGGCCGTCAAGCGCGTTTCGCTGGTCGCCGAGCGCAACACCCCCCTGCGCCTCGACTTCAGCGAGGGCCGGCTGGTCCTGGAGGCCGGTACCGGCGACGAGGCCCAGGCCGTCGAGGCCCTCGACGCCGTTCTGGAGGGCGAGGACATCCAGATCGCGTTCAACTCGGCGTTCCTGATCGACGGCCTCAACGCCATCGACTCCGACGTCGCCCGGCTGCAGTTCACGACGTCGACCAAGCCCGCGATCATCACCGGCAAGCCGGCCGACGACGCGCCCGCCTCCGACTACCGGTACCTGATCATGCCGGTCCGTCTCTCCAGCTGA